A DNA window from Acidobacteriota bacterium contains the following coding sequences:
- a CDS encoding GspMb/PilO family protein, translating into MTAGLVWRVVREKRAILLVLSLALLVNLGIAGLVVYPMSASVQTGERQATDATRALHAAEREFAAASATLTGRTRAADDLKKFYTKVLPADLAGARRATYLTLTRLARDAELKVERRTEEVFEQRQSEADAGNALVRLGISMVLRGDYESVRQFLNRIEAAPEFIAIDNLTLAAGSEPGSALVLMVELSTYYQRTSHGR; encoded by the coding sequence ATGACGGCCGGTCTTGTCTGGCGCGTGGTGCGGGAGAAGCGGGCCATCCTGCTGGTGTTGTCGCTCGCGCTGCTCGTTAACCTGGGCATCGCGGGGCTGGTTGTCTACCCGATGTCGGCGTCGGTGCAGACCGGCGAGCGGCAGGCCACCGATGCCACGCGGGCCCTGCACGCCGCGGAACGGGAGTTCGCGGCCGCCAGCGCCACGCTGACGGGGAGGACCCGCGCGGCGGATGACTTGAAGAAGTTCTACACGAAGGTGCTGCCTGCTGATCTTGCGGGTGCCAGACGCGCGACCTATCTGACGCTCACGCGACTGGCGCGCGATGCGGAACTCAAGGTGGAGCGACGCACGGAAGAAGTCTTCGAGCAGCGGCAGTCCGAGGCGGATGCCGGGAACGCGCTGGTGAGGCTGGGCATTTCGATGGTGCTCAGGGGCGACTACGAGAGCGTGCGTCAGTTTCTGAATCGTATCGAAGCGGCTCCCGAATTCATCGCCATCGACAACCTCACGCTGGCGGCAGGGTCCGAACCTGGCTCTGCGCTGGTTCTGATGGTGGAGTTGTCGACGTACTACCAAAGGACGAGCCATGGGCGCTAG